The Papaver somniferum cultivar HN1 unplaced genomic scaffold, ASM357369v1 unplaced-scaffold_83, whole genome shotgun sequence genome has a segment encoding these proteins:
- the LOC113345730 gene encoding uncharacterized protein LOC113345730 yields MRVLYWNINGIARDAAKNKLRELILDFKPDIFCLAEPKVHCTLRFLHKLYVAGYKKEVIHNAVDSSKGSPASIFPFKLKRLKVAMKDWNLHVFGNIFAKLKQAELTMEVALRISDEDPEDITKLNSAKEASVILQEIRSHHVTMLKQKSRNKWLLEGASNTSFFHANIRMRRSSNMISELVDDNGAVITDCNQIRDYTISFFESKFNGDEFPIDEELFNYDHNIISVEDSQRMDEIPTMEEIKNAVFDLGADSAPGPDGFSGCFYRHCWDVVQYDLVRAITYCWQRQIIPHGANSSLIILLAKVRGANTLRNFRPIGLNVLSRNLTKLFAEKMMTPMLSKRGNMKSLHNLLALLGKYQSASGQTVCRQKSKIYYGGGSLSRCGTITNLLGMEVTTFPDRYLGVQIMPGAVKYRHICNVIEKIKNQLSVWKGKLLSFQDRVVLINSVIASYAIHNMAVYKWPRKFVQQAERVIRNFLWSGDADVARKFVVGYPKVCCPLKEGGLGITSMVVTNKALLMKLWWSIRSSNKKWARFLWAKFTTKQGSIKLYGVNSSILPGMKLIHSIVDKNTKVLIGDGRSTSLYFDVWYGNECIADMLNETDLDRNVKVSDIIVNNAWMMQGDHIQNLVRAGVDLTNLPLLQGGNDCRVWMPEMNGHFSVSSAKNIIRKAYPKSAIYGLLWRKEVHPKLAAQNWKICREVCATQDKIRSRFKVEMANKCYLCNMEEESLEHIIWSCTFATQIWQWCSGLFNLTPYYDIVNSYKSAKGRSRIVKDLWLLAILVIR; encoded by the exons ATGCGTGTTCTCTATTGGAACATTAATGGCATTGCACGGGATGCAGCCAAAAATAAGTTAAGAGAGTTAATTCTTGATTTTAAGCCAGATATTTTCTGTCTAGCTGAACCTAAGGTGCATTGTACCTTGCGTTTCTTACACAAATTATATGTGGCTGGTTATAAGAAGGAAGTTATTCATAATGCTGTTGATTCGTCTAAAG GATCTCCtgcttctatttttcctttcaagctCAAGAGGTTAAAAGTTGCTATGAAGGATTGGAATTTACATGTATTTGGCAATATTTTTGCTAAGCTAAAACAAGCTGAATTGACTATGGAAGTGGCTCTTCGTATTTCAGATGAGGATCCAGAGGATATAACTAAGCTGAATTCTGCCAAGGAGGCTTCAGTTATTCTTCAGGAAATTCGTTCTCATCATGTTACTATGCTAAAGCAAAAGTCACGTAATAAATGGCTTTTGGAGGGAGCTAGTAATACTTCTTTCTTTCATGCTAATATCAGAATGCGCAGGAGTAGTAATATGATTTCGGAGTTGGTGGATGATAATGGGGCCGTTATTACTGATTGTAATCAAATTAGAGACTATACGATTTCTTTTTTTGAGTCAAAGTTTAATGGTGATGAGTTTCCTATTGATGAGGAGCTTTTTAATTATGATCATAACATCATCTCGGTGGAGGATAGTCAGAGAATGGATGAAATTCCTACTATGGAGGAGATTAAGAATGCTGTTTTTGATTTGGGTGCGGATAGTGCGCCAGGGCCagatggtttctctggttgttttTATAGGCATTGTTGGGACGTGGTGCAATATGACCTTGTCAGAGCTATCACGTACTGTTGGCAACGGCAAATCATTCCTCATGGtgctaattctagtcttattattcTTCTTGCCAAGGTTAGAGGAGCCAACACTCTTCGAAACTTtcggcctattggtctta atgttcttagtagaaatcTTACAAAGTTGTTTGCTGAGAAGATGATGACGCCTATGCTTTCCAAAAgag gcaatatGAAGAGTCTGCATAATCTTCTTGCTTTGCTTGGTAAATACCAAAGTGCCTCGGGCCAAACTGTctgtcgtcaaaagagtaagatttattatggtggtggttctttgaGTCGCTGTGGGACTATCACTAATTTACTGGGTATGGAAGTTACTACTTTTCCGGACaggtatttgggagttcaaattatgcCTGGAGCAGTTAAGTATCGTCACATTTGTAATGTGATAGAGAAAATTAAGAACCAACTTTCAGTTTGGAAAGGTAAgttactttcttttcaagatagagttgttctTATCAATTCAGTGATAGCGAGTTATGCTATTCATAACATGGCGGTGTACAAATGGCCTAGGAAATTTGTTCAACAGGCTGAAAGAgttattcgtaattttctttggtcgggtGATGCTGATGTTGCAAGGAAATTTGTTGTTGGATATCCAAAGGTTTGCTGTCCGTTGAAGGAAGGGGGTCTTGGTATAACCAGCATGGTTGTTACTAATAAGGCTCTTCTTATGAAGCTAtggtggagtattcgttcttctaacaagaaatgggctcgtttCTTATGGGCGAAATTTACTACTAAGCAGGGTAGTATAAAGCTTTATGGGGTAAATTCTTCTATTTTGCCGGGCATGAAACTGATTCATTCTATTGTTGACAAGAATACCAAGGTTCTAATTGGGGACGGGAGGtctacatctctttattttgatgtttggtatggtaaTGAGTGTATTGCTGATATGCTTAATGAAACTGACTTGGACAGAAATGTCAAGGTCAGTGATATTATTGTTAATAATGCTTGGATGATGCAGGGAgatcatattcagaatttggtCCGTGCGGGTGTGGATCTTACAAATTTGCCTTTGTTACAAGGAGGGAATGATTGTAGAGTTTGGATGCCGGAGATGAATGGCCACTTTTCAGTCTCTTCAGCAAAGAATATCATTAGAAAGGCGTATCCAAAATCAGCAATttatggtcttttgtggaggaaAGAAGTTCATCCCAAATTGGCTGCTCAgaattggaagatatgtcgtgagGTTTGTGCAACTCAAGACAAGATCAGGAGTAGATTCAAAGTTGAAATGGCCAACAAATGTTACTTGTGCAACATGGAGGAAGAATCTTTGGAGCATATTATTTGGAGTTGTACGTTTGCAACTCAAATTtggcagtggtgttcaggtttgtttaaTCTAACACCTTATTATGATATTGTGAATTCATATAAATCAGCAAAGGGTAGAAGTAGAATTGTCAAAGATTTATGGCTTTTAGCTATTTTGGTGATTCGCTAG